In Desulfotomaculum sp., the following proteins share a genomic window:
- a CDS encoding nucleotidyl transferase → MDKAGMQVLLVTDCERRLVGIITDGDIRRALLRGVNMDVCVSEIMGKNPKTIKAGTDLGVARKLMLDHDIRHVPLLDDQQRVVDLLLCRDVFGNRREKRTEKVIIMAGGMGARLDPFTKILPKPMIPLGDKPIVEVIMEKFHGQGFADFTISLGYKADIVRLYFAENNGRKYKIGFVQEKEPLGTAGALGLLNGDFNDTFIVSNCDIIVETDYGELLRYHREHGNALTILGALRKFTIPYGVLKVDDDNLQNINEKPNFHFLVNSGVYVLEPEVLDFVSKGKTLQMPDLIDMAKEKGLKVGVFPHHGEWFDIGQWEEYRQTLRAFELTG, encoded by the coding sequence CGCCTGGTGGGAATAATTACCGATGGGGATATCCGCCGGGCTCTTCTACGCGGGGTTAATATGGATGTCTGCGTGAGCGAAATCATGGGCAAAAACCCTAAAACCATTAAAGCCGGAACCGACCTGGGCGTTGCCCGCAAACTGATGCTCGACCATGATATCCGGCATGTCCCTCTTCTTGACGACCAGCAGCGGGTAGTCGATCTTCTCCTCTGCAGAGACGTCTTTGGCAACCGCAGGGAAAAACGGACAGAAAAAGTAATCATCATGGCTGGCGGGATGGGCGCCAGGCTGGATCCATTTACAAAAATTCTGCCCAAACCGATGATCCCTCTCGGGGACAAGCCTATCGTCGAAGTAATTATGGAGAAATTCCACGGCCAGGGTTTTGCTGATTTCACGATCAGTCTGGGCTATAAAGCGGATATAGTGCGGCTTTATTTCGCAGAAAACAACGGCCGCAAATATAAGATAGGCTTTGTCCAGGAAAAGGAGCCTCTGGGCACAGCAGGCGCTCTGGGACTGTTGAACGGGGACTTCAATGATACTTTTATTGTTTCCAACTGCGACATTATCGTGGAAACAGATTATGGAGAACTCTTGAGGTATCACCGGGAGCATGGAAACGCACTGACCATCCTTGGAGCATTGCGAAAATTCACCATACCTTACGGCGTTTTAAAGGTGGATGACGACAACCTTCAAAATATCAACGAAAAACCAAACTTCCACTTCCTGGTCAACAGCGGGGTTTATGTCCTGGAACCGGAGGTCCTGGATTTTGTTTCAAAGGGAAAAACACTGCAAATGCCTGACCTGATCGACATGGCCAAGGAAAAGGGGCTGAAAGTTGGTGTTTTCCCCCACCATGGTGAATGGTTTGACATCGGACAATGGGAAGAATACCGCCAGACTCTGCGTGCTTTTGAACTTACGGGGTGA